A region from the Benincasa hispida cultivar B227 chromosome 8, ASM972705v1, whole genome shotgun sequence genome encodes:
- the LOC120082432 gene encoding protein yippee-like At5g53940: MGRVFLVELEGRSYRCRFCNNNVALADDVLSRTFNCSQGKAYLFSNVVNITSGPKEERLMLSGMHTVEDIFCCCCGQILGWKYVTTHDKYQRYKEGKFVLERWTIVEEMMEDLNGDAHTGPSDMENP; the protein is encoded by the exons ATGGGTAGGGTTTTTCTCGTTGAATTGGAAGGCAGGTCTTACCGATGCCGATTCTGTAACAACAATGTTGCTCTTGCCGATGACGTTCTCTCTCGG ACTTTCAATTGCAGTCAAGGGAAGGCATATCTTTTCAGCAATGT AGTGAATATAACATCTGGACCCAAGGAGGAGAGGCTGATGCTTTCTGGTATGCACACTGTGGAAGATATCTTTTGTTGCTGTTGTGGACAAATTCTTGGATGGAAATAT GTAACTACACACGACAAATACCAAAGGTACAAGGAAGGGAAGTTTGTTCTTGAGAG ATGGACAATAGTTGAAGAGATGATGGAAGACTTAAATGGAGATGCTCATACTGGTCCAAGCGATATGGAAAATCCTTAG